In a single window of the Saccharothrix australiensis genome:
- a CDS encoding type I polyketide synthase, protein MSAEPIAIVGMGCRLPGGVDTPAQLWDMLSTGRDGITEIPPGRWDPYEVPGTESARALRDTTRRGAFLADAAAFDADFFGVTPREAEIMDPQQRLVLEVTWEALEHAGIPPHGLAGSDTGVFVGVGSDDYGRRMLEDLPRIEAWTGIGAAPCAVANRVSYVLDLRGPSFAVDTACSSSLVAIHLAVRSLRSGETTVAIAAGVNLIAGPGLTMVLDAAGATSPDGRSKPFDSTADGYGRGEGVGVVVLKRLSDAERDGDRVLAVVRGSAVSQDGRTNGIMAPNGEAQAHVAREALRDAGLDAHDVDYVEAHGTGTRAGDPVEAAALSAVYGRSRTGDDPCLIGSIKGNIGHLEAGAGVAGVIKAVLALGHGGIPPNAVFDQPNPNIPWSTNGLRVVDAPTTWPKRGPVRRAAVSSFGYGGTVGHVVLEEAPEPAATGDFEGIGLYALSGASTDAVARYADALADWLEGEGAATSPHDLSYALLARRTHLPHRTAVAADDLGTLVARLRAVARGEEDVEGVTSGTVLPTAPADPVWVFSGHGSQWFGMGAELLAENQVFADVIAGIDPIFVAEMGFSPLEVLVTGDYAEVDRIQPMIFAVQVALAEVWQSAGLRPGAVIGHSVGEIAAAVVAGVLGVADGARLVSRRSVLLRRVAGGGAMAMLGLPFDEVRRRLGDRADVVAAIESSPLSTVVAGEPGAVERLCEQWTAEGLVVRRVSSDVAFHSPQMDPLLAELTRAADDLTVREPAVPLYTTALPDPRSTARRDGAYWAGNLRNPVLLATAVTAAAADGHRIFLEVSPHPVVAHSVGETLSELGVADSLVTGTLRRSRPERDAVRHNLALLHCAGAAVDFAGALPRGRVPSLPRVAWRHRPYWFTGSAVGRGGIGHDVAAENLLGARLDVAGAANLQVWRTTLDEDSRPYPGDHPVHGVEIVPAAVLLNTFLAAGGAEALTDVVLKAPVPVTARRELQVVRQDDTVRIASRIVAEDAGDAADQAWQTHSTATISADATAGTGFDLAEAGLRCAEVRDPGDVLDRLHAVGVADKGFPWRVDALAAGDAEVLATVRPHPDGEPSPGWGSVVDAVLTVAPLVFPGDPVLRMPAHVRRVVLTGQPPATVLVHVRLDTEDTVDVVVADEGGAVLGVLDGLRCGTLDGDRGAPVSPRRLVHRVDWRPVDVSAPRRRPLGTVVVVGPRAAVVASALEAFDVRTRPVTDLDEFERVAPDLGPGDAVLVVAGRPGPVGEAAVRASWLLARTAQLVGEHNAALPPRLWAVTTGQAESAEFDALGQAAVWGLGRIVGGEHPELWGGVVDLDPARDDLGAEGLARVLRAAADPDVFAVRGGEVLAARLATVDGEPTRPPFECRSDGTYVVTGGFGVLGLEVAAWLAGRGARRLVLVGRTTVPPRAEWDRVTDPAVLERVAAVRALEAQGVTVKPVALDVTDRARAVRLLDADALDVPPVRGVVHAAGVLDNRMLRTLDEASLRTVLAPKVQGALVLHELFPVGELDFFVLFSSVGQLLGLTGQASYASANAFLDALARHRAAQGDAGAVSLAWTSWRGMGMAVSDVVDQELRDRGVGDISAAEAFSAWEFAARHALPHAVVLRVAELDAGRSPLPVLAGLAFGAASADEDAASGDDLAALDPADLRAHLLARVAGEIGGELKIDADALDVRRPLGELGLDSVMTLSIRRRLEKRFRLSLPATLLWNHPTVTAITDYLAERLAPAGERAAGEPAPRLSGVGG, encoded by the coding sequence ATGTCCGCCGAGCCGATCGCGATCGTGGGAATGGGGTGCCGGCTGCCCGGCGGTGTCGACACGCCCGCGCAGCTGTGGGACATGCTGTCGACCGGCCGGGACGGGATCACCGAGATCCCGCCCGGTCGCTGGGACCCCTACGAGGTGCCCGGCACCGAGAGCGCGCGGGCCCTGCGCGACACCACCCGGCGCGGCGCGTTCCTCGCCGACGCGGCCGCCTTCGACGCGGACTTCTTCGGTGTCACGCCGCGGGAAGCCGAGATCATGGACCCGCAGCAGCGCCTGGTGCTGGAGGTGACCTGGGAGGCGCTGGAGCACGCGGGCATCCCGCCGCACGGCCTCGCGGGCAGCGACACCGGCGTCTTCGTCGGCGTCGGCTCCGACGACTACGGGAGGCGGATGCTGGAGGACCTGCCCCGCATCGAGGCGTGGACCGGCATCGGCGCGGCGCCCTGCGCGGTGGCCAACCGGGTCTCCTACGTGCTGGACCTGCGCGGCCCGAGCTTCGCCGTGGACACCGCCTGCTCGTCCTCGCTGGTCGCGATCCACCTGGCCGTGCGGAGCCTGCGGTCGGGCGAGACCACCGTCGCGATCGCGGCGGGCGTGAACCTCATCGCCGGTCCGGGCCTGACGATGGTCCTCGACGCGGCGGGCGCGACCTCGCCGGACGGCCGGTCCAAGCCGTTCGACAGCACGGCCGACGGCTACGGGCGCGGCGAGGGCGTCGGCGTCGTCGTGCTCAAGCGGCTGTCCGACGCCGAGCGCGACGGCGACCGGGTGCTGGCGGTGGTGCGCGGCAGCGCGGTCAGCCAGGACGGCCGCACCAACGGCATCATGGCGCCCAACGGCGAGGCCCAGGCGCACGTGGCCCGTGAGGCGCTGCGCGACGCCGGGCTCGACGCGCACGACGTCGACTACGTCGAGGCGCACGGCACCGGGACGCGCGCCGGCGACCCGGTCGAGGCGGCGGCGCTGAGCGCGGTCTACGGTCGGTCGCGCACGGGCGACGACCCGTGCCTCATCGGCTCGATCAAGGGCAACATCGGCCACCTGGAAGCCGGCGCGGGCGTCGCCGGGGTGATCAAGGCGGTGCTCGCGCTGGGGCACGGCGGGATACCGCCGAACGCGGTGTTCGACCAGCCCAACCCGAACATCCCGTGGAGCACCAACGGACTGCGCGTGGTCGACGCCCCGACCACGTGGCCGAAGCGCGGCCCGGTCCGCCGGGCGGCCGTGTCCAGCTTCGGCTACGGCGGCACCGTCGGCCACGTCGTCCTCGAAGAGGCGCCCGAGCCGGCCGCCACCGGCGACTTCGAGGGCATCGGCCTGTACGCCCTGTCCGGCGCGTCCACCGACGCGGTCGCCCGGTACGCCGACGCGCTCGCCGACTGGCTGGAGGGCGAGGGCGCGGCCACCTCGCCGCACGACCTGTCTTACGCGCTGCTGGCCCGCCGGACGCACCTGCCGCACCGCACCGCGGTGGCGGCGGACGACCTCGGCACGCTGGTCGCCCGGCTGCGCGCGGTCGCCCGCGGCGAGGAGGACGTGGAGGGCGTCACCAGCGGGACGGTGCTGCCCACCGCGCCCGCCGACCCCGTGTGGGTGTTCTCCGGCCACGGTTCCCAGTGGTTCGGCATGGGCGCGGAACTGCTCGCCGAGAACCAGGTCTTCGCCGACGTCATCGCGGGCATCGACCCGATCTTCGTGGCGGAGATGGGTTTCTCCCCGCTGGAGGTGCTGGTCACCGGCGACTACGCCGAGGTGGACCGCATCCAGCCGATGATCTTCGCGGTGCAGGTGGCGCTGGCCGAGGTCTGGCAGTCCGCCGGGCTGCGACCCGGTGCGGTGATCGGCCACTCGGTGGGCGAGATCGCCGCCGCCGTGGTCGCCGGCGTGCTCGGCGTCGCCGACGGCGCGCGGCTGGTGTCGCGCCGCTCGGTGCTGCTGCGCCGGGTGGCGGGCGGCGGCGCGATGGCGATGCTCGGCCTGCCGTTCGACGAGGTGCGGCGGCGGCTGGGCGACCGCGCCGACGTGGTGGCCGCGATCGAGTCCTCGCCGCTGTCGACCGTCGTGGCGGGCGAGCCGGGCGCCGTCGAGCGGCTGTGCGAGCAGTGGACCGCCGAGGGCCTGGTGGTGCGCCGGGTCTCCTCCGACGTGGCGTTCCACAGCCCGCAGATGGACCCGCTGCTGGCGGAGCTGACGCGCGCCGCCGACGACCTGACCGTCCGCGAGCCCGCCGTCCCGCTCTACACCACGGCGTTGCCCGACCCCCGCTCCACCGCGCGCCGCGACGGCGCCTACTGGGCGGGCAACCTGCGCAACCCCGTCCTGCTGGCCACCGCCGTCACCGCCGCCGCGGCGGACGGCCACCGGATCTTCCTGGAGGTCTCGCCGCACCCGGTCGTGGCCCACTCCGTCGGCGAGACGCTGTCCGAGCTGGGCGTGGCCGACTCGCTGGTGACCGGCACGCTGCGCCGGTCGCGGCCCGAGCGGGACGCGGTGCGGCACAACCTCGCGCTGCTGCACTGCGCGGGCGCGGCGGTGGACTTCGCGGGCGCGCTCCCGCGCGGCCGGGTGCCGTCGCTGCCCCGCGTCGCGTGGCGGCACCGCCCGTACTGGTTCACCGGCTCCGCGGTCGGGCGCGGCGGCATCGGGCACGACGTGGCCGCCGAGAACCTGCTCGGCGCGCGGCTCGACGTCGCGGGCGCGGCGAACCTCCAGGTGTGGCGGACCACCCTGGACGAGGACAGCCGGCCCTATCCGGGCGACCACCCGGTGCACGGCGTGGAGATCGTCCCCGCCGCCGTGCTGCTCAACACGTTCCTCGCGGCGGGCGGCGCGGAGGCGCTGACCGACGTCGTGCTCAAGGCCCCGGTGCCGGTGACCGCGCGGCGGGAGCTCCAGGTCGTGCGCCAGGACGACACCGTGCGCATCGCCTCGCGGATCGTCGCCGAGGACGCCGGCGACGCTGCCGACCAGGCGTGGCAGACCCACAGCACCGCCACGATCTCCGCCGACGCCACCGCGGGCACCGGCTTCGACCTCGCCGAGGCCGGGCTGCGGTGCGCGGAGGTCCGCGACCCCGGCGACGTGCTCGACCGGCTGCACGCCGTCGGGGTCGCCGACAAGGGGTTCCCCTGGCGGGTCGACGCGCTCGCGGCGGGCGACGCCGAGGTGCTGGCCACCGTCCGCCCGCACCCCGACGGCGAGCCCTCGCCGGGGTGGGGCTCGGTGGTGGACGCCGTGCTCACCGTCGCGCCGCTGGTGTTCCCCGGCGACCCGGTGCTGCGGATGCCCGCGCACGTCCGCCGCGTCGTGCTGACCGGGCAGCCGCCGGCGACCGTGCTGGTCCACGTGCGACTGGACACCGAGGACACCGTGGACGTCGTGGTCGCCGACGAGGGCGGCGCCGTGCTGGGCGTGCTCGACGGCCTCCGCTGCGGCACGCTCGACGGCGACCGGGGCGCGCCGGTCAGCCCGCGCAGGCTCGTCCACCGGGTCGACTGGCGGCCGGTGGACGTGTCCGCGCCGCGCCGACGCCCCCTGGGCACGGTCGTCGTCGTGGGGCCGCGGGCCGCGGTCGTGGCGAGCGCCTTGGAAGCGTTCGACGTGCGGACCCGCCCGGTGACCGACCTCGACGAGTTCGAGCGCGTCGCGCCGGACCTCGGGCCCGGCGACGCGGTCCTGGTCGTCGCCGGGCGTCCCGGCCCGGTCGGCGAGGCGGCGGTCCGGGCCTCGTGGCTCCTCGCCCGGACCGCCCAGCTCGTCGGCGAGCACAACGCCGCCCTGCCGCCGCGCCTGTGGGCGGTCACCACCGGGCAGGCGGAGTCGGCGGAGTTCGACGCGCTGGGCCAGGCCGCCGTCTGGGGCCTGGGCCGGATCGTCGGCGGCGAGCACCCCGAGCTGTGGGGCGGTGTGGTCGACCTCGACCCGGCGCGCGACGACCTCGGCGCGGAGGGGTTGGCGCGGGTGCTGCGCGCCGCGGCCGACCCCGACGTGTTCGCCGTGCGCGGCGGCGAGGTCCTGGCCGCCCGGCTGGCCACCGTCGACGGCGAGCCGACCCGCCCGCCGTTCGAGTGCCGCTCCGACGGCACCTACGTCGTCACCGGCGGCTTCGGCGTGCTGGGCTTGGAGGTCGCCGCCTGGCTCGCCGGGCGCGGGGCGCGCCGGCTCGTGCTGGTCGGCCGGACCACCGTGCCGCCGCGCGCCGAGTGGGACCGGGTGACCGACCCGGCCGTGCTGGAGCGCGTCGCCGCCGTGCGCGCCCTGGAGGCGCAGGGCGTCACCGTCAAGCCCGTCGCGCTGGACGTCACCGACCGGGCGCGGGCGGTGCGGCTGCTCGACGCCGACGCGCTGGACGTGCCCCCGGTGCGCGGCGTCGTGCACGCCGCCGGTGTGCTGGACAACCGGATGCTGCGCACCCTGGACGAGGCGTCGCTGCGGACCGTGCTGGCGCCCAAGGTGCAGGGCGCGCTGGTGCTGCACGAGCTGTTCCCGGTGGGGGAGCTGGACTTCTTCGTCCTGTTCTCCTCCGTCGGGCAGCTGCTCGGGCTGACCGGGCAGGCGAGCTACGCCTCGGCCAACGCGTTCCTCGACGCGCTGGCGCGGCACCGGGCGGCACAGGGCGACGCGGGCGCGGTGAGCCTGGCGTGGACGTCGTGGCGGGGCATGGGCATGGCGGTCAGCGACGTCGTGGACCAGGAGCTGCGCGATCGCGGCGTGGGCGACATCTCGGCCGCCGAGGCGTTCTCCGCGTGGGAGTTCGCCGCCCGCCACGCCCTGCCGCACGCCGTCGTCCTGCGCGTCGCCGAACTGGACGCCGGGCGGTCGCCGCTGCCCGTGCTGGCGGGGCTCGCCTTCGGCGCGGCGTCCGCCGACGAGGACGCCGCGAGCGGCGACGACCTCGCCGCGCTCGACCCCGCGGACCTGCGGGCCCACCTGCTGGCGCGGGTGGCCGGCGAGATCGGCGGCGAGCTGAAGATCGACGCCGACGCCCTGGACGTCCGCCGCCCGCTCGGCGAGCTGGGCCTGGACTCGGTGATGACGCTGTCCATCCGCCGCCGGCTGGAGAAGCGGTTCCGGCTCAGCCTGCCCGCGACCCTGCTGTGGAACCACCCGACGGTCACCGCCATCACCGACTACCTCGCCGAGCGGCTCGCGCCCGCGGGGGAGCGGGCGGCCGGGGAACCCGCCCCGCGGCTCAGCGGCGTCGGCGGGTGA
- a CDS encoding class I SAM-dependent methyltransferase, whose product MTAADRGALFDPVAGLYSAVFPHVWRRLLPHVGRWVVDRVGPARRVLDAGTGSGYWLGLLAAARTRDRLVGVDLSPAFLGIARERLAATGAELRLADLARTGLPDGGFDAVVCAGVLDTVPDPEAAFAEFHRLLAPGGRLVLVLRGENRAVSRALEVFFRSVVRAVHALKARSWRGTPTAEGQWARRPLLPRVPVLAGRVGLAVVETRRWSLASGVLLERPS is encoded by the coding sequence GTGACCGCCGCGGACAGGGGCGCGTTGTTCGACCCCGTCGCGGGCCTGTACTCGGCGGTGTTCCCGCACGTGTGGCGGCGGCTCCTGCCGCACGTCGGCCGGTGGGTGGTCGACCGCGTCGGCCCGGCGCGCCGGGTGCTCGACGCGGGCACCGGCTCGGGCTACTGGCTGGGGCTGCTCGCCGCCGCGCGCACCCGCGACCGCCTGGTCGGCGTCGACCTGTCACCGGCGTTCCTGGGCATCGCCCGCGAGCGGCTGGCCGCGACGGGCGCGGAGCTGCGGTTGGCCGACCTCGCCCGAACCGGGTTGCCCGACGGCGGTTTCGACGCGGTCGTCTGCGCGGGCGTGCTGGACACGGTGCCCGATCCCGAGGCCGCGTTCGCCGAGTTCCACCGGCTGCTCGCGCCCGGCGGCCGGCTGGTGCTGGTGCTGCGCGGCGAGAACCGGGCGGTGTCCCGCGCGCTGGAGGTGTTCTTCCGCTCCGTCGTGCGGGCGGTGCACGCCCTGAAGGCGCGGTCGTGGCGGGGGACGCCCACCGCCGAGGGGCAGTGGGCGCGCCGGCCGCTGCTGCCGCGCGTGCCGGTGCTCGCCGGGCGGGTGGGGCTGGCGGTGGTGGAGACCCGCCGCTGGAGCCTCGCCTCGGGCGTCCTGCTGGAGCGGCCGTCGTGA
- a CDS encoding AfsR/SARP family transcriptional regulator: MQFCVLGPLAVRAADARRVPSAMMPQRLLALLLLNANRVVSTATIVDELWGGEPSKRVRQTVQTYVYQLRRALGGDAGVLLETHPRGYLIRLADGLLDLWRFEDLAARGQRALRDGDAEGAARLLSEALGLWSGTPLDGLPLGPVLEARKVQLTDRRLVVLEQRIDADLAAGEDRVLLPELGALLAEHPTHEGFTAQFMTAAHRCGRRGEALDAYGRLRRLLVAELGLEPSARLQALHRALLADDPAGTSTARDRVVPAQLPFDIGDFVGRRDALDAAVTALRVGEPRRAVPLVAVIGQAGVGKTAFAVRLGHRVREAFPDGQLVAALHDGLDRPVDPAHVLRSFLLALGVPEARQPADAVDRTRLFRSLVADRGLLVVLDDAASVEQVLPLLPAGPGCAAVLTSRVRLRGLPVGSTVELGPLRTDDGVALLSAVLGPARVAAEHDQARRVVGLCDALPVAVRIAAEKLLSRPVWPLRKFADRLADESRRLAELRTGALDLRDRLASACGRLGPSDGRALPVLCAAFGGDRFDLAATARVLAAPEAEVEALAESLVDAHLLRIVGVQPSGTAWFRFPDLVRLHAVDVDDTARPHLVG; the protein is encoded by the coding sequence GTGCAGTTCTGCGTCCTGGGGCCGCTCGCGGTGCGCGCCGCCGACGCCCGGCGGGTGCCCAGCGCGATGATGCCGCAGCGGCTGCTCGCGCTGCTGCTGCTCAACGCCAACCGCGTGGTGTCCACGGCCACGATCGTCGACGAGCTGTGGGGCGGCGAGCCGTCCAAGCGCGTCCGGCAGACCGTGCAGACCTACGTCTACCAACTGCGGCGGGCGCTGGGCGGCGACGCGGGCGTGCTGCTGGAGACCCACCCGCGCGGCTACCTGATCCGCCTGGCCGACGGCCTGCTCGACCTGTGGCGGTTCGAGGACCTGGCCGCGCGGGGCCAGCGGGCGCTGCGCGACGGCGACGCGGAGGGCGCGGCCCGGCTGCTGTCCGAGGCGCTGGGCCTGTGGTCGGGCACGCCGCTGGACGGCTTGCCGCTGGGACCGGTCCTGGAGGCCAGGAAGGTGCAGCTGACCGACCGCCGGCTGGTGGTGCTGGAACAGCGGATCGACGCCGACCTCGCCGCGGGCGAGGACCGGGTGCTGCTGCCGGAGCTGGGCGCGCTGCTCGCCGAGCACCCCACGCACGAGGGGTTCACCGCCCAGTTCATGACCGCCGCCCACCGCTGCGGGCGGCGCGGCGAGGCCCTGGACGCCTACGGCCGCCTGCGCCGCCTGCTGGTGGCCGAGCTGGGCCTGGAGCCGTCGGCACGGCTCCAGGCGCTGCACCGCGCGCTGCTGGCGGACGACCCGGCGGGCACGTCCACCGCGCGGGACCGGGTCGTGCCCGCGCAACTGCCGTTCGACATCGGCGACTTCGTCGGTCGCCGCGACGCGCTGGACGCGGCGGTGACCGCGCTGCGGGTGGGCGAGCCGCGCCGGGCGGTACCGCTGGTGGCGGTGATCGGGCAGGCGGGCGTCGGCAAGACGGCGTTCGCGGTCCGGCTGGGGCACCGGGTCCGGGAAGCCTTCCCGGACGGCCAGCTGGTGGCCGCGCTGCACGACGGGCTGGACCGGCCGGTGGACCCCGCGCACGTGCTGCGGTCGTTCCTGCTGGCCCTGGGCGTCCCGGAGGCGCGGCAGCCCGCCGACGCGGTCGACCGGACCCGGCTGTTCCGCAGCCTCGTGGCCGACCGCGGCCTGCTGGTGGTGCTGGACGACGCGGCCTCGGTCGAGCAGGTGCTGCCGCTGCTGCCCGCCGGGCCGGGCTGCGCCGCCGTGCTGACCTCGCGGGTCCGGCTGCGCGGGCTGCCGGTCGGCTCGACCGTCGAGCTGGGGCCGCTGCGCACCGACGACGGCGTGGCCCTGCTGTCGGCCGTGCTCGGCCCGGCGAGGGTCGCCGCCGAGCACGACCAGGCGCGCCGCGTGGTCGGGTTGTGCGACGCGCTGCCGGTGGCCGTGCGCATCGCCGCCGAGAAGCTGCTGTCCCGCCCGGTGTGGCCGCTGCGGAAGTTCGCCGACCGGCTGGCCGACGAGTCGCGGCGGCTGGCGGAGCTGCGCACCGGCGCGCTGGACCTGCGGGACCGGCTGGCGTCGGCGTGCGGCCGGCTCGGCCCGTCCGACGGCCGCGCGCTGCCGGTGCTGTGCGCGGCGTTCGGCGGCGACCGGTTCGACCTCGCCGCCACCGCGCGCGTGCTGGCCGCGCCGGAGGCCGAGGTCGAGGCGCTGGCGGAGAGCCTCGTGGACGCGCACCTGCTGCGCATCGTCGGCGTGCAGCCCTCCGGCACGGCGTGGTTCCGGTTCCCCGACCTGGTGCGGCTGCACGCGGTGGACGTCGACGACACCGCACGCCCCCACCTCGTGGGGTGA
- a CDS encoding ketoacyl-ACP synthase III family protein: MRYEDLHIAGLGWFHPKTVSVDEAVADGRCEPAAAQRTRTRSVAIAGPEDTQPEMAVRAGKQALARSGHRPEDVDLLLHAVANYNGLDGWNAASFVQHRVLGRGGVSYEVRQLSNGGVASVQLAAAWLGPGRAAVITAGDKFTEPAWNRWRSSAGLLFADGASAVVLSRREGFARVLSAVTVSDPELEGLQRGNQPFHEYPDPAQYPVELEARTLEFSDVMPLEESGPRRALGMRRAANRALAEADTDLDDIRWFVAPHFGLDLMRRQCLTPLGIELERTTWEWGSQVGHTGAADQFAGLSHLVETGAVEPGDRVVVIGAGGGFNWTTVVVEITHVPDWSER, translated from the coding sequence ATGCGCTACGAGGATCTCCACATCGCCGGCCTCGGGTGGTTCCACCCCAAGACGGTGTCGGTGGACGAGGCGGTGGCCGACGGCCGCTGCGAACCGGCCGCCGCGCAACGCACCCGGACCAGGTCCGTCGCCATCGCCGGCCCCGAGGACACGCAGCCGGAGATGGCGGTGCGGGCGGGCAAGCAGGCGCTCGCGCGGTCCGGGCACCGACCGGAGGACGTCGACCTGCTCCTGCACGCCGTGGCCAACTACAACGGGCTCGACGGCTGGAACGCCGCGTCCTTCGTGCAGCACCGCGTCCTGGGCCGCGGCGGCGTGTCCTACGAGGTGCGGCAGCTGTCCAACGGCGGCGTCGCGTCCGTCCAGCTGGCCGCGGCCTGGCTCGGGCCCGGCCGGGCGGCCGTGATCACCGCCGGCGACAAGTTCACCGAGCCCGCGTGGAACCGGTGGCGGTCGAGCGCGGGGCTGCTGTTCGCCGACGGCGCTTCCGCGGTCGTGCTGTCCCGGCGCGAGGGGTTCGCGCGGGTGCTGTCGGCGGTCACCGTGTCCGATCCCGAGCTGGAGGGGCTGCAACGCGGCAACCAGCCCTTCCACGAGTACCCCGACCCGGCCCAGTACCCGGTGGAGCTGGAGGCGCGCACCCTGGAGTTCTCCGACGTGATGCCGCTGGAGGAGAGCGGGCCGCGCCGGGCGCTCGGGATGCGCCGGGCCGCGAACCGGGCGCTGGCCGAGGCCGACACCGACCTCGACGACATCAGGTGGTTCGTCGCGCCGCACTTCGGGCTGGACCTGATGCGCCGGCAGTGCCTGACGCCGCTGGGCATCGAGCTGGAGCGCACCACGTGGGAGTGGGGCAGCCAGGTCGGCCACACCGGGGCCGCCGACCAGTTCGCGGGCCTGAGCCACCTGGTCGAGACGGGCGCGGTCGAGCCCGGCGACCGGGTCGTGGTGATCGGCGCGGGCGGCGGCTTCAACTGGACGACGGTCGTCGTGGAGATCACGCACGTGCCGGACTGGTCGGAACGGTGA
- a CDS encoding UbiA family prenyltransferase — protein MSEVVDPRPVGSRWWAVARSVRPSTRMWYDLVAPGAMILVVTAGRPPLWGTVLALALFVVFHAGHTYFNDVTDVDVDRNSVERDRSDRALVSNRVSRSDMMVTGIGFAAVSLVLALVISPLVLLLTVVATALVLAYNFPPVRLSGRPLATQVFWPVTWALMYAICALATESGDWRDGLPFLAFVVLFMGIGEAITQDTRDADNDEAGGRRTTPVVFGVWPTAVAAWVAQALSVVALGFAVANGSVWPWCGAVAVAGVVAWLARFWLAVARLRRGFDKAEAKLTHVGSIYTFTFVNVVVGLGVVIGG, from the coding sequence ATGAGCGAAGTGGTCGACCCGCGGCCGGTCGGGTCGAGGTGGTGGGCGGTCGCGCGGTCGGTGCGACCCAGCACCCGGATGTGGTACGACCTCGTGGCGCCGGGCGCGATGATCCTCGTGGTCACCGCGGGCCGTCCGCCGCTGTGGGGCACGGTGCTCGCGCTCGCGCTGTTCGTCGTGTTCCACGCCGGGCACACGTACTTCAACGACGTCACCGACGTCGACGTGGACCGCAACAGCGTCGAGCGGGACCGCAGCGACCGGGCGCTGGTGAGCAACCGGGTGTCCCGTTCGGACATGATGGTGACCGGCATCGGGTTCGCCGCGGTCAGCCTGGTGCTGGCGCTGGTGATCTCGCCGCTGGTGCTGCTGCTCACGGTGGTCGCGACGGCGCTGGTGCTGGCGTACAACTTCCCGCCGGTGCGGCTGTCCGGCCGCCCGCTCGCCACGCAGGTGTTCTGGCCCGTCACGTGGGCGTTGATGTACGCCATCTGCGCGTTGGCGACGGAGAGCGGCGACTGGCGCGACGGGCTGCCGTTCCTCGCGTTCGTGGTGCTGTTCATGGGCATCGGCGAGGCGATCACCCAGGACACCAGGGACGCCGACAACGACGAGGCGGGCGGGCGGCGCACCACGCCGGTGGTGTTCGGCGTCTGGCCGACGGCCGTCGCGGCGTGGGTCGCGCAGGCGCTGTCGGTGGTCGCCCTCGGGTTCGCGGTCGCGAACGGGTCGGTGTGGCCGTGGTGCGGCGCGGTCGCGGTGGCGGGCGTGGTGGCCTGGCTGGCCCGGTTCTGGCTGGCGGTCGCGCGGCTGCGCCGGGGTTTCGACAAGGCCGAGGCGAAGCTGACCCACGTGGGCTCCATCTACACCTTCACCTTCGTCAACGTGGTGGTCGGGTTGGGGGTGGTGATCGGTGGTTGA
- a CDS encoding UbiA prenyltransferase family protein: MVEHAEHAAARTWWDERTLRNPVARAYVAVTSGYARWGVRGGWSGALLSQVRVIRPVTRLWFDAVLPWTVITVLTGGHPPLRETLLAIAVMVLIHASLTIVNDVQDRDSDHRSAEPLRSLRPVTRGAIPLRSAYAEAAVLGLLGIAAAFALWWLVGVLAVVITAIVLQHELPPVRTQGRPLLGQLAGVVGLVLITGLLAVAVRTAPGAQAVPYLLFVTAYMGVAEMLVKDIRDVDNDEAAGKNTTAVRYGPVRATRAATAAYTVAAACWLWFAAVNDLLATPVALVAAAVLVGWVGYTVWAANSLAARFGKGVCISLHTGSIGTFTAVNLGTLAALL; the protein is encoded by the coding sequence GTGGTTGAGCACGCCGAGCACGCCGCCGCGCGGACCTGGTGGGACGAGCGCACCCTGCGCAACCCCGTCGCGCGCGCCTACGTCGCGGTGACCTCCGGGTACGCGCGGTGGGGCGTGCGCGGCGGGTGGTCGGGCGCGCTGCTGTCGCAGGTCCGCGTCATCCGGCCGGTCACGCGGCTGTGGTTCGACGCGGTCCTGCCGTGGACGGTGATCACCGTCCTCACCGGCGGGCACCCGCCGCTGCGGGAGACCCTGCTCGCCATCGCCGTGATGGTGCTGATCCACGCGTCGCTGACGATCGTCAACGACGTGCAGGACCGGGATTCCGACCACCGCAGCGCCGAACCGCTGCGCTCGCTGCGCCCGGTCACCCGCGGCGCGATCCCGCTCCGGTCGGCCTACGCGGAGGCGGCGGTGCTGGGGCTGCTGGGCATCGCCGCCGCGTTCGCGCTGTGGTGGTTGGTGGGCGTGCTCGCCGTCGTGATCACCGCCATCGTGCTCCAGCACGAGCTGCCGCCGGTGCGGACGCAGGGCCGGCCGCTGCTGGGGCAGCTCGCCGGCGTGGTCGGGCTGGTGCTGATCACCGGTCTGCTGGCCGTCGCCGTGCGGACCGCGCCGGGCGCGCAGGCGGTGCCCTACCTGCTGTTCGTGACGGCGTACATGGGCGTCGCGGAGATGCTGGTCAAGGACATCCGGGACGTCGACAACGACGAGGCGGCCGGGAAGAACACCACGGCCGTGCGGTACGGGCCGGTCCGGGCCACCAGGGCGGCGACCGCCGCCTACACCGTCGCCGCCGCCTGCTGGCTCTGGTTCGCGGCGGTCAACGACCTCCTCGCCACACCCGTGGCGCTCGTGGCGGCGGCGGTGCTGGTGGGGTGGGTCGGGTACACGGTGTGGGCGGCGAACTCGCTGGCCGCGCGGTTCGGCAAGGGCGTGTGCATCTCACTGCACACCGGCTCGATCGGGACGTTCACCGCCGTCAACCTCGGCACGCTGGCGGCGCTGCTGTGA